The sequence below is a genomic window from Micromonospora aurantiaca ATCC 27029.
CGCGGCGGTGACGTCCGCGGCTGACCGTCGTACCCCGAATGCCGCGCCGTCACCGGGGTAGTCGGCGGCATGCCGACAACCACCGCCCCGCGCGACGTCGCGGACAAGAAGCGGCTCGCCCGCCGGCTCGCCGGAGACGGCCGCGGGTTCGCCGAGTGCTTCGGGTTCCGGGTGACCAACAACCCGGCCCAGTTGTTCCAGGTGCTGTACCTGGCCGTTCTGCTGGCCCGCCGGGGCGACTTCCACCGGTCCGTCGACGCGGCCACCGCGCTGCGCGACGCCGGGTGGGACACCGCGGCCCGGATGGCCCGCTCCCGCCACGAGGACCGGGTACGCGTGCTGCGCGCCGCCGGACTGCGCGGTGACCTGCCCGCGATCGCCGACACCCTCGGCGACCTGGCCCGCACGATCGTCGAGACGTACCGGGGTGACCTGCGCCGACTGCGGACCGCCGCGCACCAGGATGCGGGCGAGGAACGGCGGCTGCTGACCGCGCTGCCCGGAGTGGACGACGAGGTGTGCGACCTGTTCCTGCGCGAAGCGCAGGCGCTGTGGCGTGAGGCGGCGCCGGTGGCCGACCGGCGGGCGCTCGCGGCGGCCCGCCGGCTCGGGCTGGGCCGTACCGCGCGCGACCTCGCCGGACTGACCGGCAGCGGCGAGTCGGAGCAACTGTCGTGGCTGGTCGGAGCGCTGGCGCGAGTGGACCTGGAGCGGCGGTACGCCGAGGTGACCGCCTGAGCGCACACGTGCGCCCGGACACACTTCCGCGATTCTCACCCGTTCGGCTGATGTCGCGTCGTATGATGATCGTGGCAGCGATGCCCGCCCGGTTCGGGCGAACATCTCACCGCTGCGCGGTCGCGACCCGGTTCGGGCGTGAACCGCGGAGGACAGGTGCTGCGTGGCGCCCCAGGTCGCGGTTCGTGACCCGGGGCGCTCGCCTGTCCGGGCACGCCGACCCGCCACAGGGCAGCGCCCACGCGCGACAGTCGTACGCCGGGCCTGTTTCCGCACGCGCAGAGGCCGGCGGCCGTGTCGCCCGCCGGCCCGACGCCGTACTCAGATGCCGCGCAGGTGTTGCGAGACGCGCGGGTGGTTGTCGCGGGCCTGCGCCGCGCGCTGCGACCGGCTCACCTCGGGAGCCGCGTCGATGCCGGCCGACCGGGCCACCTCGGTGCCGTTGGCGTAGTCCACCGGGGGCAGAGCGCGCAGCGCCCGCAACACGTCCGGCGGCGCGCCCTCCCGTTCCGCCTCGCGGATGACGTCGTCCTTGCCGGCCGGGTAGTCCAGCGCGGACAGGTAATCAAGGACATCCGTGTAACTCGCCATGGGTCGGGCTCCTCGTGGCAGTAGTCGGGGTCATGACCGGGCGGCGGTTACCCGTCGCGCCGCCGCTCACGCCCGCGA
It includes:
- a CDS encoding DUF2795 domain-containing protein; the protein is MASYTDVLDYLSALDYPAGKDDVIREAEREGAPPDVLRALRALPPVDYANGTEVARSAGIDAAPEVSRSQRAAQARDNHPRVSQHLRGI